Proteins encoded in a region of the Onychostoma macrolepis isolate SWU-2019 chromosome 20, ASM1243209v1, whole genome shotgun sequence genome:
- the LOC131527130 gene encoding alpha-1-antitrypsin homolog, protein MVKKMWGKMYYSAIAALLVATAWAAPHEGHDHGGHTAEHHHHLHHGKDEPHPSHNGNDACHLLAPHNADFAFSLYKKLAFHPDAQGKNIFFSPVGVSMALSMLAVGAKGSTLSQIYSSLGYSQLQAQQVNEGYEHLIHMLGHSQDAMQLEAGAGVAIREGFKVVDQFLKDVQHYYNSEAFSVDFSKPEIAAEEINKFIAKKTNDKITNMVKDLDSDMVMMLINYMYFRGKWDKPFDAQLTHKADFKVDKDTTVQVDMMKRTGRYDIYQDPVNQTTVVMVPYKGNTSMMIVLPDDGKMKEVEEYMCRHHLKNWHDKLFRSSVDLFMPKFSISATSKLNDILTDMGVTDAFSDTADFSGMTEEVKVKVSRVVHQAVLSVDEKGTEAAAVTTIEIMPMSLPDTVMLNRPFLVLIVEDSTKSILFMGKITNPTE, encoded by the exons ATG GTGAAAAAAATGTGGGGAAAGATGTATTACAGTGCGATTGCTGCCCTTCTGGTAGCAACGGCCTGGGCCGCACCCCACGAAGGCCATGACCACGGCGGCCACACAGCTGAGCACCACCACCATCTCCACCACGGGAAGGACGAACCCCACCCCAGCCACAATGGGAACGATGCCTGCCACCTGCTTGCTCCACACAATGCTGACTTCGCCTTCTCCCTGTACAAGAAGCTTGCGTTCCATCCCGATGCCCAGGGCAAGAACATTTTCTTCTCCCCGGTCGGTGTCTCAATGGCTTTGAGCATGCTGGCTGTAGGTGCCAAGGGcagcactctttcacagatatATAGCAGTCTGGGTTACAGCCAGTTGCAGGCTCAGCAGGTCAATGAGGGTTATGAGCACTTGATCCACATGCTTGGCCACAGTCAGGACGCCATGCAGCTGGAGGCAGGCGCTGGTGTGGCCATCAGAGAAGGCTTCAAAGTGGTTGACCAGTTCCTGAAGGATGTTCAGCACTACTACAACAGCGAAGCCTTCAGCGTTGACTTCTCCAAGCCTGAAATTGCTGCAGAAGAGATTAACAAGTTCATCGCCAAGAAAACCAATGACAAGATAACCAACATGGTGAAGGACCTGGACTCCGATATGGTGATGATGCTGATTAACTATATGTACTTCAGAG GGAAGTGGGATAAGCCATTTGATGCACAACTGACCCACAAAGCTGACTTCAAAGTGGACAAGGACACCACCGTGCAAGTTGACATGATGAAAAGAACCGGCCGCTATGACATCTATCAAGACCCTGTCAACCAAACTACGGTCGTGATGGTGCCATACAAAGGCAATACATCCATGATGATCGTTCTTCCTGATGATGGGAAGATGAAGGAGGTTGAAGAATACATGTGCAGGCATCATCTTAAGAACTGGCATGATAAACTCTTCAGAAG CTCTGTGGACCTGTTCATGCCCAAGTTCTCCATCTCTGCAACATCCAAACTGAATGACATTCTGACGGACATGGGAGTGACTGATGCATTCAGTGACACAGCAGATTTCTCTGGGATGACAGAAGAGGTCAAAGTCAAGGTGTCACGG GTTGTCCATCAGGCAGTCCTCAGTGTGGATGAGAAGGGCACAGAGGCAGCGGCTGTAACCACTATAGAGATTATGCCCATGTCCCTGCCAGATACTGTGATGCTCAACCGACCTTTCTTGGTACTGATTGTGGAGGACAGCACCAAGAGCATACTCTTCATGGGCAAGATCACCAATCCTACAGAGTGA
- the clmnb gene encoding calmin isoform X1 encodes MSSMRSMRDEHVGKFKKCVQKNQDEKQAVQERTFTKWINVHLTRRDPPLQVHNLFTDIQDGKILMALLEELSGCNMLDKFRPFPHWIFRLNNISKVLNFLEDRNVSLINIDANDIADGNPSVVLRLIWNIIVYYQIKQVTGSLEKFPCTFSLLSLPCGSDSSGRSSPASPGDDSFGTLPSKGKRSSQNLKYRGTAMKTLLSWAQNCIAKYGVEIHDFGKSWRSGLAFLALVKFFCPQFVDIRNALSSEPRLNMETAFAAANEWLGIPPLLDPDDLAVHSPDEQSVITYVAQFLECCPGHDEDSASTDSSRGTPNFIERLDRHWTDSVNCVLPSNSAEALRGLHNSSETSQGEQTYHTGDQELSTGSLPAFPSDNPVGLAALSEYFLTMKSSSWSNGQSLSDSTGGQCCDSVAWKKGYLESLDNDGNCLDSEVSKEVVYAMPMLDSDEEDAYSYILELDNKEAGLETHVDLKLNTIMDAQRKEFASTFESQGSEINSLCDFHETRWQIKPTDVLIRSGDNKSADIRDLEKSSPASDSLLMNQFGKNIPISSTNEHLDLDCSFKMKESIYSDAFNLTHSDGVDDAFVPPVKNGLDKDKIREDRSPGAVKDGLSDNDQYEQNSVLDRRVLDRITGETAVSQRFGLYSTYILLHCSIESSFETSYAHWKYMPLFTFLQSSKNTHTSHIIDTLHCNFQLK; translated from the exons ATGTCCTCAATGCGGAGTATGAGAGATGAACATGTTGGTAAATTCAAGAAGTGCGTACAAAAAAACCAAG ATGAGAAGCAAGCAGTCCAAGAGAGAACGTTTACCAAGTGGATAAACGTTCATTTGACGAGA CGTGACCCACCTTTACAGGTTCATAACTTATTCACTGATATTCAGGATGGAAAGATTCTCATGGCTCTTCTAGAGGAACTGTCAGGCTGTAATATG CTTGATAAATTCCGGCCATTTCCACATTGGATCTTCAGACTAAACAATATTTCGAAGGTATTGAATTTCCTCGAGGACAGAAAT gTCAGCCTTATAAACATTGACGCTAATGATATTGCCGATGGCAATCCTTCAGTTGTTCTCAGGCTAATCTGGAACATCATTGTGTACTATCAG ATTAAACAGGTCACAGGAAGCCTGGAGAAGTTCCCATGCACCTTCAGTCTGCTGTCATTACCTTGTGGCAGTGATTCTTCAGGTCGTAGTTCTCCAGCATCACCTGGGGATGACAGTTTTGGCACTCTACCCTCAAAAGGGAAAAGGTCATCTCAAAATCTCAAGTACCGCGGTACAGCCATGAAGACTCTGCTTAGCTGGGCGCAGAACTGTATTGCAAA ATATGGGGTAGAAATTCACGATTTTGGTAAAAGCTGGAGGAGTGGATTGGCCTTTCTGGCTCTGGTTAAATTCTTCTGTCCTCAGTTTGTGGACATCAGGAATGCTTTGTCTTCTGAGCCTCGACTAAATATGGAGACAGCCTTCGCAGCAGCGAATGAGTGGCTGGGGATTCCTCCACTGCTGGATCCAGATG ACCTTGCAGTGCATTCACCAGATGAGCAATCTGTCATCACTTATGTAGCCCAGTTTCTTGAATGTTGTCCAGGCCATGATGAG GACAGTGCATCAACAGATTCTTCTCGAGGCACACCAAATTTCATTGAAAGATTGGACAGACATTGGACTGATTCAGTTAACTGTGTGTTACCATCTAACTCTGCTGAAGCTTTGAGAGGACTTCATAACTCTTCTGAGACCAGCCAAGGGGAACAAACTTACCATACAGGAGATCAAGAGCTCAGCACAGGGTCACTGCCTGCCTTTCCTTCAGACAACCCTGTGGGTTTAGCTGCTCTGTCTGAATATTTCCTCACCATGAAGAGCTCCAGCTGGTCAAATGGACAATCCCTGTCAGACTCCACTGGGGGGCAGTGTTGTGACTCTGTAGCATGGAAGAAAGGCTATTTGGAAAGTCTGGATAATGATGGGAACTGTTTAGACTCAGAGGTTTCAAAAGAGGTTGTTTATGCTATGCCAATGCTGGATTCAGATGAAGAGGATGCATATAGCTATATATTAGAGCTGGACAATAAAGAAGCTGGACTAGAGACACATGTCGAccttaaattaaatacaattatggATGCACAGAGAAAAGAGTTTGCCAGTACATTTGAATCTCAAGGAAGTGAAATAAACTCATTGTGTGATTTTCATGAGACACGGTGGCAGATAAAGCCCACAGATGTATTGATTAGGTCAGGTGATAACAAAAGTGCAGACATCCGGGACTTAGAAAAATCTTCACCTGCTTCTGACTCTTTGCTGATGAATCAATTTGGTAAAAATATACCAATATCATCTACCAATGAACATCTGGACTTGGactgttcatttaaaatgaaggaGAGTATTTACTCAGATGCATTTAATCTGACTCACAGTGATGGTGTTGATGATGCATTTGTGCCACCAGTGAAAAATGGTCTAGATAAGGATAAAATCAGAGAGGACCGTTCCCCCGGTGCAGTGAAGGATGGTCTATCAGATAATGACCAATATGAGCAAAACAGTGTTTTGGATCGAAGAGTTTTGGATAGAATAACAGGAGAAACTGCAGTTTCACAGAGGTTTGGATTATATTCTACATACATTTTGTTGCATTGTTCAATTGAAAGTAGTTTTGAAACAAGCTATGCTCATTGGAAATACATGCCtctatttacatttttgcaaagctccaaaaacacacatacatcacACATTATAGATACATTGCACTGCAATTttcagctgaaatga
- the glrx5 gene encoding glutaredoxin-related protein 5, mitochondrial, translated as MNSIVRTTARCLRSGAWQYRTAQTNGDLLTGRARLMCSSSAAQKTLEEMVKKDKVVVFIKGTPAQPMCGFSNAVVQILRMHGVDSYAAYNVLDDQDIRQGIKTFSNWPTIPQVFFNGEFVGGCDILLQMHQSGDLVEELQKLGIRSALLDQEKESK; from the exons ATGAACAGCATTGTTAGAACCACAGCTCGGTGTCTTCGATCTGGCGCGTGGCAGTACAGAACAGCGCAGACTAATGGAGATCTGCTGACTGGCCGGGCCCGCCTCATGTGCTCCTCCTCAGCGGCCCAGAAGACTCTGGAGGAGATGGTGAAGAAGGACAAAGTGGTGGTTTTCATTAAAGGCACCCCCGCACAGCCTATGTGCGGCTTCAGCAACGCCGTCGTCCAGATCCTCAGAATGCACGGGGTCGACAGCTATGCTGCTTATAACGtgctggatgatcaggatatcAGACAAG GAATAAAGACTTTCTCCAACTGGCCGACGATTCCACAGGTGTTCTTCAACGGTGAGTTTGTTGGCGGCTGCGATATTCTTCTTCAGATGCATCAGAGTGGAGATCTGGTAGAGGAACTTCAGAAGCTGGGAATCAGATCGGCTCTCCTGGACCAAGAAAAAGAGTCCAAGTAG
- the clmnb gene encoding calmin isoform X2, translated as MSSMRSMRDEHVGKFKKCVQKNQDEKQAVQERTFTKWINVHLTRRDPPLQVHNLFTDIQDGKILMALLEELSGCNMLDKFRPFPHWIFRLNNISKVLNFLEDRNVSLINIDANDIADGNPSVVLRLIWNIIVYYQIKQVTGSLEKFPCTFSLLSLPCGSDSSGRSSPASPGDDSFGTLPSKGKRSSQNLKYRGTAMKTLLSWAQNCIAKYGVEIHDFGKSWRSGLAFLALVKFFCPQFVDIRNALSSEPRLNMETAFAAANEWLGIPPLLDPDDLAVHSPDEQSVITYVAQFLECCPGHDEDSASTDSSRGTPNFIERLDRHWTDSVNCVLPSNSAEALRGLHNSSETSQGEQTYHTGDQELSTGSLPAFPSDNPVGLAALSEYFLTMKSSSWSNGQSLSDSTGGQCCDSVAWKKGYLESLDNDGNCLDSEVSKEVVYAMPMLDSDEEDAYSYILELDNKEAGLETHVDLKLNTIMDAQRKEFASTFESQGSEINSLCDFHETRWQIKPTDVLIRSGDNKSADIRDLEKSSPASDSLLMNQFGKNIPISSTNEHLDLDCSFKMKESIYSDAFNLTHSDGVDDAFVPPVKNGLDKDKIREDRSPGAVKDGLSDNDQYEQNSVLDRRVLDRITGETAVSQRKKGLDLTSYEVHVLLFFWMIAYCILMYPHLDTFSLFNPK; from the exons ATGTCCTCAATGCGGAGTATGAGAGATGAACATGTTGGTAAATTCAAGAAGTGCGTACAAAAAAACCAAG ATGAGAAGCAAGCAGTCCAAGAGAGAACGTTTACCAAGTGGATAAACGTTCATTTGACGAGA CGTGACCCACCTTTACAGGTTCATAACTTATTCACTGATATTCAGGATGGAAAGATTCTCATGGCTCTTCTAGAGGAACTGTCAGGCTGTAATATG CTTGATAAATTCCGGCCATTTCCACATTGGATCTTCAGACTAAACAATATTTCGAAGGTATTGAATTTCCTCGAGGACAGAAAT gTCAGCCTTATAAACATTGACGCTAATGATATTGCCGATGGCAATCCTTCAGTTGTTCTCAGGCTAATCTGGAACATCATTGTGTACTATCAG ATTAAACAGGTCACAGGAAGCCTGGAGAAGTTCCCATGCACCTTCAGTCTGCTGTCATTACCTTGTGGCAGTGATTCTTCAGGTCGTAGTTCTCCAGCATCACCTGGGGATGACAGTTTTGGCACTCTACCCTCAAAAGGGAAAAGGTCATCTCAAAATCTCAAGTACCGCGGTACAGCCATGAAGACTCTGCTTAGCTGGGCGCAGAACTGTATTGCAAA ATATGGGGTAGAAATTCACGATTTTGGTAAAAGCTGGAGGAGTGGATTGGCCTTTCTGGCTCTGGTTAAATTCTTCTGTCCTCAGTTTGTGGACATCAGGAATGCTTTGTCTTCTGAGCCTCGACTAAATATGGAGACAGCCTTCGCAGCAGCGAATGAGTGGCTGGGGATTCCTCCACTGCTGGATCCAGATG ACCTTGCAGTGCATTCACCAGATGAGCAATCTGTCATCACTTATGTAGCCCAGTTTCTTGAATGTTGTCCAGGCCATGATGAG GACAGTGCATCAACAGATTCTTCTCGAGGCACACCAAATTTCATTGAAAGATTGGACAGACATTGGACTGATTCAGTTAACTGTGTGTTACCATCTAACTCTGCTGAAGCTTTGAGAGGACTTCATAACTCTTCTGAGACCAGCCAAGGGGAACAAACTTACCATACAGGAGATCAAGAGCTCAGCACAGGGTCACTGCCTGCCTTTCCTTCAGACAACCCTGTGGGTTTAGCTGCTCTGTCTGAATATTTCCTCACCATGAAGAGCTCCAGCTGGTCAAATGGACAATCCCTGTCAGACTCCACTGGGGGGCAGTGTTGTGACTCTGTAGCATGGAAGAAAGGCTATTTGGAAAGTCTGGATAATGATGGGAACTGTTTAGACTCAGAGGTTTCAAAAGAGGTTGTTTATGCTATGCCAATGCTGGATTCAGATGAAGAGGATGCATATAGCTATATATTAGAGCTGGACAATAAAGAAGCTGGACTAGAGACACATGTCGAccttaaattaaatacaattatggATGCACAGAGAAAAGAGTTTGCCAGTACATTTGAATCTCAAGGAAGTGAAATAAACTCATTGTGTGATTTTCATGAGACACGGTGGCAGATAAAGCCCACAGATGTATTGATTAGGTCAGGTGATAACAAAAGTGCAGACATCCGGGACTTAGAAAAATCTTCACCTGCTTCTGACTCTTTGCTGATGAATCAATTTGGTAAAAATATACCAATATCATCTACCAATGAACATCTGGACTTGGactgttcatttaaaatgaaggaGAGTATTTACTCAGATGCATTTAATCTGACTCACAGTGATGGTGTTGATGATGCATTTGTGCCACCAGTGAAAAATGGTCTAGATAAGGATAAAATCAGAGAGGACCGTTCCCCCGGTGCAGTGAAGGATGGTCTATCAGATAATGACCAATATGAGCAAAACAGTGTTTTGGATCGAAGAGTTTTGGATAGAATAACAGGAGAAACTGCAGTTTCACAGAG GAAGAAGGGTCTTGACCTAACTAGTTATGAGGTTCATGTGCTTCTGTTCTTCTGGATGATCGCCTACTGCATACTTATGTACCCTCACCTGGATACTTTCAGTCTATTCAACCCAAAATAG